Proteins co-encoded in one Psychromonas sp. L1A2 genomic window:
- a CDS encoding Ig-like domain-containing protein produces MTVDPIADDTVLVADSATTNEDTPIIIDVVANDTDVDNGEVSPVDTVTQGSNGTVAINDDGTVTYTPNADFNGTDTFTYTNVDGNTETVTVTVDPIADDTVLVADSATTNEDTPVTIDVVANDTDVDNGEVSPVDTVTQGTNGAVAINDDGTVTYTPNADFNGTDTFTYTNVDGNTETVTVTVDPIADDTVLIADSATTNEDTPITIDVVANDTDVDNGEVSPVDTVTQGSNGTVAINDNGTVTYTPNADFNGTDTFTYTNVDGNTETVTVTVDPIADDTVLVADSATTNEDTPIIIDVVANDTDVDNGEVSPVDTVTQGSNGTVAINDDGTVTYTPNADFNGTDTFTYTNVDGNTETVTVTVDPIADDTVLVADSATTNEDTPIIIDVVANDTDVDNGEVSPVDTVTQGSNGTVAINDDGTVTYTPNADFNGTDTFTYTNVDGNTETVTVTVDPIADDTVLVADSATTNEDTPVTIDVTANDTDVDNGEVSPVDTVTQGSNGTVAINDDGTVTYTPNADFNGTDTFTYTNVDGNTETVTVTVDPIADDTVLVADSATTNEDTPITIDVVANDTDVDNGEVSPVDTVTQGANGAVAINDDGTVTYTPNADFNGTDTFTYTNVDGNTETVTVTVDPIADDTVLVADSATTNEDTPITIDVTANDIDVDNGEVSPVDTVTQGTNGAVAINDDGTVTYTPNADFNGTDTFTYTNVDGNTETVTVTVDPIADDTVLVADSATTNEDTPITIDVVANDTDVDNGEVSPVDTVTQGTNGTVAINDDGTVTYTPNADFNGTDTFTYTNVDGNTETVTVTVDPIADDTVLVADSATTNEDTPVTIDVTANDTDVDNGEVSPVDTVTQGSNGTVAINDDGTVTYTPNADFNGTDTFTYTNVDGNTETVTVTIDPIADDTVLVADSATTNEDTPITIDVVANDTDVDNGEVSPVDTVTQGSNGTVAINDDGTVTYTPNADFNGTDTFTYTNVDGNTETVTVTVDPIADDTVLVADSATTNEDTPITIDVVANDTDVDNGEVSPVDTVTQGANGTVAINDDGTVTYTPNADFNGTDTFTYTNVDGNTETVTVTVSPVEDPTEILVGSSDSDLGEVTEDIDVTTDSKLTDSGTLTFSDVDIEDSENFEPTIEFSPTEDGDTALGEITIDVDGNWTYEVDNSAVQFLGEGETITEVYTVTLNGTTHDITITINGSDDPTTIEPVGTAFERGFVTEDVNVTSGQLTDGGRFQFTDADDSDSASFDANVAFVSSTSGTGQLGTMTITDGGVWSYVVDNSLVQYLDDGEQIVENFVITVNGTEQEISVFIFGAEDPTEITVNSLVGDSDVGSVTEDTADSDGKLTDSGTLTFTDVDTTDSENFEPTVAFSPTNMGDTALGEMSIDADGNWSYEVDNSAVQYLNDGETLTEVYTVTLNGVTQDITVTINGVDDISVVTGDTEGEVTEDDDASTLTVSGELALTDVDTADTTSFTAETVTGTYGAITIGADGNWTYSADNTQADIQDLDDGDTLTDIITVNTSDGNTQDIEITINGVDYAPTAVDDTEMTYATTIRLDEQPEFGTMQVSVDGVWVDMVVGEEYDSDSEVQFVPDKEAIQLNSVDIGVGSFGDDGSSSFVASVSDWGTVNSDGTEVTAIINNATITTSISTTNANDSQVLRAWNGGTHTGNGIGNGDGAGLSQGETLVIDIDGENINEVTFTLDGLGGFFDESSNNATKVSITAYFEDGTSETQSSFRQSGSYVDTYTFSFDNELPVDSFELTTSGSNGTYVVQNMTLSRTVADEITFTRTQADGSETTEVIELDLNYDDASTIVDVTGKVPEINTSITEGDIFTDENSSITIDVLSNDTDDDNDEITITQIQEQSVIDGGDAVDITIGDIVVGTGQLVDGEIVFTPSEELGVTLNEGDSQTFEIEYTISDGTEVGTALATVRVDGVDSIIIGTDGDDTLVGGDGDDMLTGGLGNDILIGGDGGDTYIWEFDSNANNNIDTITDFDIDGEDVLDLSELLVDATSDTLDSYLNFSVDTDDEGVTNTTIEVVNDEVTQYIVLDDVDLVTEYGSNDVTIINGLINDGALIVSDDSSAYASDSVSADIDETTTD; encoded by the coding sequence GTGACGGTAGATCCAATTGCAGATGACACCGTATTAGTCGCTGATAGCGCAACGACTAACGAAGACACACCAATTATCATTGATGTAGTCGCGAACGATACTGACGTTGATAACGGTGAAGTATCCCCAGTTGATACAGTCACGCAAGGCTCGAATGGTACAGTTGCGATCAACGATGATGGTACGGTAACTTACACGCCAAATGCCGATTTCAATGGCACCGATACGTTTACTTATACCAATGTCGATGGCAATACTGAAACGGTTACTGTGACGGTTGATCCAATCGCAGATGACACGGTATTGGTTGCTGACTCAGCGACAACGAATGAAGACACGCCTGTGACGATTGATGTAGTCGCGAACGATACTGACGTTGATAATGGTGAAGTTTCACCGGTTGATACGGTCACGCAAGGCACTAACGGCGCTGTTGCGATTAACGATGATGGCACGGTAACTTATACGCCGAATGCTGATTTCAATGGCACGGACACGTTTACTTATACCAATGTCGATGGCAACACTGAAACGGTGACGGTCACGGTTGATCCAATCGCAGATGACACGGTATTAATCGCTGATAGCGCAACGACTAACGAAGACACACCGATTACGATTGATGTAGTCGCGAACGATACTGACGTCGATAACGGCGAAGTATCCCCAGTTGATACCGTGACGCAAGGCTCGAATGGTACAGTTGCGATCAACGATAATGGTACGGTAACTTACACACCGAATGCCGATTTCAATGGCACCGATACCTTTACTTATACTAATGTCGATGGCAACACTGAAACGGTGACTGTGACGGTAGATCCAATTGCAGATGACACCGTATTAGTCGCTGATAGCGCAACGACTAACGAAGACACACCAATTATCATTGATGTAGTCGCGAACGATACTGACGTTGATAACGGTGAAGTATCCCCAGTTGATACAGTCACGCAAGGCTCGAATGGTACAGTTGCGATCAACGATGATGGTACGGTAACTTACACGCCAAATGCTGATTTTAATGGCACCGACACGTTCACTTATACTAATGTCGATGGCAACACTGAAACGGTGACTGTGACGGTAGATCCAATTGCAGATGACACCGTATTAGTCGCTGATAGCGCAACGACTAACGAAGACACACCAATTATCATTGATGTAGTCGCGAACGATACTGACGTTGATAACGGTGAAGTATCCCCAGTTGATACAGTCACGCAAGGCTCGAATGGTACAGTTGCGATCAACGATGATGGTACGGTAACTTACACGCCAAATGCCGATTTCAATGGCACCGATACGTTTACTTATACCAATGTCGATGGCAATACTGAAACGGTGACTGTGACGGTTGATCCAATCGCAGATGACACGGTATTGGTTGCTGACTCAGCGACAACGAATGAAGACACGCCTGTGACGATTGATGTTACGGCGAACGATACTGACGTTGATAACGGTGAAGTATCCCCCGTTGATACCGTGACACAAGGGTCGAATGGCACCGTGGCGATTAATGATGACGGCACGGTGACTTACACACCAAATGCCGATTTCAATGGCACGGATACGTTCACTTATACCAATGTCGATGGCAATACTGAAACGGTGACTGTGACGGTTGATCCAATCGCAGATGACACGGTATTGGTTGCTGATAGCGCAACGACTAACGAAGATACACCAATCACCATTGATGTAGTCGCGAATGATACTGACGTTGATAACGGTGAAGTTTCACCGGTTGATACCGTCACGCAAGGTGCTAACGGCGCGGTTGCGATCAACGATGATGGCACCGTGACTTACACGCCGAATGCCGATTTCAATGGTACGGATACGTTTACTTATACCAATGTCGATGGCAACACTGAAACGGTGACGGTCACGGTTGATCCAATCGCAGATGACACCGTATTGGTTGCTGACTCAGCGACAACGAACGAAGATACACCAATCACCATTGATGTTACGGCGAATGATATTGACGTTGATAACGGTGAAGTTTCACCAGTTGATACGGTCACGCAAGGCACTAACGGCGCGGTTGCGATCAACGATGATGGCACCGTGACTTACACGCCAAATGCCGATTTCAATGGTACCGATACCTTTACTTACACCAATGTCGATGGCAACACTGAAACGGTTACTGTCACGGTTGATCCAATCGCAGATGACACGGTATTAGTTGCTGATAGCGCAACAACGAACGAAGACACGCCGATTACGATTGATGTAGTCGCGAACGATACTGACGTCGATAACGGCGAAGTTTCACCGGTTGATACGGTCACGCAAGGCACTAACGGCACCGTGGCTATTAATGATGATGGTACGGTTACCTACACGCCAAATGCCGATTTCAATGGTACCGATACCTTTACTTACACCAATGTTGATGGCAACACTGAAACCGTGACGGTCACGGTTGATCCAATTGCAGATGATACGGTATTGGTTGCTGACTCAGCGACAACGAACGAAGATACACCTGTGACGATTGATGTTACGGCGAACGATACTGACGTTGATAACGGTGAAGTATCCCCCGTTGATACCGTGACACAAGGGTCGAATGGCACCGTGGCGATTAATGATGACGGCACGGTAACTTACACACCGAATGCCGATTTCAACGGTACGGATACGTTTACTTACACCAATGTCGATGGCAACACTGAAACCGTGACGGTCACGATTGATCCAATTGCTGATGATACGGTATTAGTTGCTGACTCAGCGACAACGAATGAAGACACACCAATTACCATTGATGTAGTCGCGAATGATACTGACGTTGATAACGGTGAAGTATCCCCAGTTGATACAGTCACGCAAGGCTCGAATGGTACCGTGGCGATCAACGATGACGGCACGGTAACCTACACACCGAATGCCGATTTCAATGGTACCGATACCTTTACTTACACCAATGTCGATGGCAATACTGAAACGGTGACTGTGACGGTTGATCCAATTGCAGATGACACCGTATTGGTTGCTGACTCAGCGACAACGAATGAAGACACACCGATTACGATTGATGTAGTCGCGAACGATACTGACGTTGATAACGGTGAAGTATCACCGGTTGATACCGTGACGCAAGGTGCTAACGGCACCGTCGCTATTAATGATGATGGTACGGTAACTTACACGCCGAATGCTGATTTCAATGGCACCGATACCTTTACTTACACCAATGTCGATGGCAACACTGAAACGGTCACTGTAACTGTAAGCCCAGTTGAAGACCCAACTGAAATATTAGTCGGAAGTTCAGACTCTGATCTAGGTGAAGTGACAGAAGATATCGATGTAACAACAGATAGTAAACTTACAGATAGTGGTACGTTAACATTCTCTGATGTTGATATTGAAGATAGTGAGAACTTCGAACCTACGATAGAGTTTTCACCAACAGAAGATGGAGATACTGCTCTAGGTGAGATTACTATTGACGTTGATGGTAATTGGACTTATGAAGTTGATAACAGCGCCGTACAGTTTTTAGGTGAAGGCGAAACAATCACAGAAGTTTATACCGTTACATTAAATGGTACGACGCACGATATCACTATTACTATTAATGGTTCAGATGATCCGACAACAATTGAACCCGTCGGTACTGCATTTGAAAGAGGGTTCGTAACTGAAGATGTTAACGTCACTTCAGGACAACTTACAGATGGTGGTCGATTCCAGTTCACCGATGCTGACGATTCGGATAGTGCTAGTTTTGATGCGAACGTTGCTTTTGTAAGTTCAACTTCAGGTACTGGACAACTGGGTACAATGACAATTACAGATGGCGGTGTTTGGTCATATGTAGTTGATAATAGCCTTGTGCAGTACTTAGATGATGGCGAACAAATAGTCGAAAACTTTGTGATCACTGTCAATGGTACGGAACAAGAGATTAGCGTATTTATTTTTGGGGCAGAAGATCCTACAGAAATCACTGTTAATTCATTAGTCGGCGATAGTGATGTAGGTTCAGTAACTGAAGATACGGCTGATAGTGATGGAAAATTAACTGACTCAGGTACATTAACCTTTACTGATGTTGACACTACAGATAGTGAAAACTTTGAACCTACCGTTGCATTTTCACCAACAAATATGGGTGATACAGCCTTAGGTGAAATGAGTATTGATGCAGATGGTAATTGGTCTTATGAAGTAGATAACAGTGCAGTTCAATACTTAAATGACGGTGAAACATTAACAGAGGTTTATACCGTTACATTAAATGGTGTAACACAAGACATTACCGTTACCATTAATGGTGTAGACGATATATCAGTTGTTACGGGCGATACGGAAGGCGAAGTAACAGAAGACGATGATGCTTCAACCCTAACCGTATCAGGTGAGTTAGCATTAACGGATGTCGATACCGCCGATACAACTAGCTTCACAGCTGAAACTGTGACAGGTACTTACGGTGCAATAACTATTGGTGCAGATGGTAACTGGACGTATTCAGCAGATAATACACAAGCAGATATTCAAGATCTTGATGACGGTGATACCTTAACCGATATCATTACAGTTAACACTAGTGATGGAAACACTCAGGATATCGAAATCACTATTAATGGCGTGGACTATGCACCAACTGCCGTTGATGATACGGAAATGACCTACGCTACAACCATCCGTTTAGATGAACAACCTGAGTTTGGAACAATGCAAGTCTCGGTTGATGGTGTGTGGGTTGATATGGTCGTTGGCGAAGAATATGACTCAGATTCTGAAGTACAATTTGTGCCAGATAAAGAAGCGATTCAACTTAACTCAGTTGATATTGGAGTTGGTTCGTTCGGTGATGATGGTTCTTCAAGTTTTGTTGCTAGTGTGAGTGACTGGGGAACGGTTAATAGTGACGGCACTGAAGTAACTGCAATAATTAATAATGCCACAATAACAACTTCTATAAGCACTACGAATGCCAACGATTCGCAAGTACTAAGGGCTTGGAATGGGGGGACACATACAGGTAACGGTATTGGTAATGGAGATGGCGCAGGGTTAAGCCAAGGAGAAACTCTGGTAATTGACATTGATGGTGAAAATATTAATGAAGTAACCTTTACACTTGATGGGTTAGGTGGTTTTTTTGATGAGTCGAGTAACAATGCAACCAAAGTATCTATTACAGCTTACTTTGAAGATGGGACCTCTGAAACACAATCTTCTTTTAGACAAAGTGGTAGTTATGTAGATACTTATACTTTTAGTTTTGACAACGAGTTACCGGTGGATTCTTTTGAATTAACAACATCGGGATCTAACGGTACCTATGTAGTACAAAATATGACGCTGTCTAGAACCGTCGCAGATGAAATTACGTTTACAAGAACACAGGCAGACGGTAGTGAAACCACAGAAGTTATAGAGCTTGATCTTAACTATGATGATGCAAGTACCATTGTCGATGTAACAGGTAAAGTACCTGAAATAAATACATCTATTACCGAAGGCGATATATTTACTGACGAAAACAGTTCAATCACTATCGATGTTTTATCTAATGATACAGATGATGATAATGACGAAATTACCATTACTCAAATCCAAGAACAAAGTGTCATTGACGGAGGAGATGCCGTAGATATTACAATAGGCGATATTGTAGTCGGTACAGGTCAGCTTGTTGATGGTGAAATCGTCTTTACGCCGAGCGAAGAATTAGGTGTTACGTTGAATGAAGGCGACTCTCAAACCTTTGAGATTGAATACACCATTAGTGATGGTACTGAAGTTGGTACAGCTTTAGCTACCGTACGTGTTGATGGCGTTGACAGTATCATTATAGGAACGGATGGTGACGATACCTTAGTGGGTGGCGATGGTGATGATATGTTAACCGGTGGTTTAGGTAATGACATATTAATTGGTGGTGACGGTGGCGATACTTATATATGGGAGTTTGATAGCAATGCTAACAACAATATTGATACCATTACTGATTTTGATATCGATGGTGAAGATGTCCTAGATTTAAGCGAACTACTTGTTGATGCAACTAGCGATACACTTGATTCATACCTTAATTTCTCTGTAGATACTGATGATGAAGGTGTCACAAATACAACGATAGAAGTGGTAAATGATGAAGTCACGCAATATATCGTGTTGGATGATGTTGATCTAGTTACTGAATACGGTAGTAACGATGTCACTATTATTAATGGATTAATCAATGATGGTGCATTGATTGTTTCAGATGATTCGAGTGCCTATGCAAGTGACTCTGTGTCTGCAGATATAGATGAAACGACGACAGATTAA
- the tusA gene encoding sulfurtransferase TusA, which translates to MTNDTTIKQLDALGLRCPEPVMVIRKTVRQLATGDLLEIIADDPATTRDIPSFCRFMEHQLIEAQVETIPYRYLIKKGLK; encoded by the coding sequence ATGACAAACGATACAACAATCAAACAGCTTGATGCATTAGGTTTACGCTGCCCAGAGCCAGTAATGGTGATCAGAAAAACCGTAAGACAATTAGCAACAGGTGACTTATTAGAGATTATTGCCGACGACCCTGCTACAACAAGAGATATCCCAAGCTTTTGCCGCTTTATGGAACATCAACTAATAGAAGCACAAGTAGAGACGATACCGTATCGTTATTTAATTAAAAAGGGATTGAAATAA
- the ppc gene encoding phosphoenolpyruvate carboxylase has protein sequence MTETYANLRSNVSLLGQLLGKSISDHLGEPFLEKIETIRQLSKSSRSGNSQDGERLIDVLSNLSDNELLPVARAFTHFLNLANIAEQFHGISRHCDGDVCAPDPLQELIVKLKNSDVSEDEMRKSVAELHMDMVLTAHPTEITRRTLIHKYAAINKCLTLLELTDISDKERDQLLVRLEQLITQAWHTNDIRKNRPTPVDEAKWGFAVIENSLWEAVPQYVRELDKTLEDGLGISLPLDASPIKFTSWMGGDRDGNPFVTAKVTKEVLITSRWVAVSLYLEDIQQLTKELSMDNCDPVLRAFVGEDADEPYRVVLRKLRTELKETLTALSATLQGHNSTAKDIIISTKQLKEPLELCYRSLTKMGMSSIANGLLLDIIRRVNCFGVNLVKLDIRQDGERHGDTLSELTRYLGIGDYNAWSEEDKQAFLLQELNSKRPLIPTSWEPSAEVQEVLDTCKVVAQTDPEALGIYIISMAREASDVLAVQLLLKEVGCPFRIPVAPLFETLDDLNNAADVMQRLYAVDWYRGYINGEQHVMIGYSDSAKDAGVMAANWAQYTSQEALIKISEENDIQLVLFHGRGGTIGRGGAPAQQALLSQPPGSLKGGLRVTEQGEMIRFKFGLPKVAINSLNIYTAAILEANLLPPPAPKQEWRDLMQQFAEQSCEEYRFFVREEPDFVPYFRSVTPELELGKLALGSRPAKRKANGGVESLRAIPWIFAWSQNRLMLPAWLGAGTSLKTLLDEGKKELLQEMYVNWPFFHTRLEMFEMVFMKADEELTRFYEERLVPKELWPLGQRLRDNLKLTREVVLETIPDHKLMQEQPWIKESINLRNPYVDPLNMLQAELLSRSRSCEQNETINPDIDQALMVTIAGIAAGLRNTG, from the coding sequence ATGACAGAAACATATGCAAACTTACGTAGTAACGTTAGTTTATTAGGACAATTACTTGGTAAGAGTATTAGTGACCATTTAGGTGAACCTTTCCTTGAAAAAATTGAAACCATACGTCAGCTTTCTAAATCATCTCGTTCTGGTAATAGCCAAGATGGAGAACGCTTAATTGATGTATTGTCTAATCTAAGCGACAACGAACTACTCCCTGTAGCGCGTGCCTTCACTCACTTCTTAAATCTAGCTAATATTGCAGAACAATTTCACGGCATTTCTCGCCATTGTGATGGTGACGTTTGTGCACCAGACCCGCTACAAGAGCTCATCGTTAAACTCAAAAACAGCGACGTTTCTGAAGATGAAATGCGCAAATCAGTCGCTGAACTGCACATGGATATGGTATTAACAGCACATCCAACAGAAATCACTCGTCGTACATTAATTCATAAATACGCCGCGATTAATAAATGTTTAACACTATTAGAACTCACTGATATTTCAGATAAAGAACGTGACCAGCTTTTAGTTCGCCTTGAGCAACTAATCACTCAAGCTTGGCACACAAACGACATTCGTAAAAACCGCCCAACACCCGTTGATGAAGCTAAATGGGGCTTCGCAGTTATTGAAAACAGTCTGTGGGAAGCAGTACCACAATATGTACGTGAACTTGATAAAACACTAGAAGACGGATTAGGCATTTCATTACCGCTTGACGCTTCACCAATCAAATTCACTTCATGGATGGGCGGAGACCGTGACGGTAACCCATTCGTAACAGCGAAAGTTACAAAAGAAGTATTGATTACTAGCCGTTGGGTAGCGGTGAGCTTATATCTTGAAGATATTCAACAGCTGACTAAAGAGTTATCAATGGATAACTGTGATCCTGTATTACGTGCCTTTGTTGGTGAAGATGCAGATGAACCTTACCGCGTTGTTTTACGCAAATTGCGCACTGAGCTTAAAGAAACATTAACCGCTTTAAGTGCAACGCTTCAAGGTCATAACAGCACAGCGAAAGATATCATCATCAGCACTAAACAGCTTAAAGAGCCTTTAGAGTTATGTTATCGATCACTGACTAAGATGGGCATGAGCTCAATTGCTAACGGTTTACTATTAGACATTATCCGTCGAGTAAACTGTTTCGGTGTAAACTTAGTTAAATTAGATATTCGTCAAGATGGCGAACGTCACGGTGATACATTATCTGAACTAACACGCTACTTAGGCATTGGTGATTACAATGCATGGAGCGAAGAAGACAAACAAGCCTTCTTACTACAAGAGCTGAACAGCAAACGTCCATTGATACCAACATCATGGGAACCCTCTGCTGAAGTACAAGAAGTATTAGATACCTGTAAAGTGGTGGCTCAAACCGATCCAGAAGCATTAGGTATTTATATCATTTCAATGGCACGTGAAGCATCTGATGTATTAGCAGTACAGCTATTACTAAAAGAAGTGGGATGCCCATTCCGCATTCCAGTTGCACCACTATTTGAAACGCTAGATGACTTAAACAATGCCGCTGACGTTATGCAACGTTTATACGCTGTTGACTGGTACCGTGGTTACATTAACGGTGAACAACACGTAATGATTGGTTATTCTGACTCAGCAAAAGATGCCGGCGTAATGGCAGCGAACTGGGCGCAATACACATCACAAGAAGCATTGATCAAAATCAGTGAAGAAAACGACATTCAATTAGTCTTGTTCCACGGACGTGGCGGCACAATTGGTCGTGGCGGTGCGCCAGCACAACAAGCATTATTATCACAACCTCCAGGTTCATTAAAAGGTGGTTTACGTGTAACAGAGCAAGGCGAAATGATCCGCTTTAAATTCGGCTTACCAAAAGTAGCGATTAATAGCCTAAACATCTATACCGCTGCAATATTGGAAGCAAACTTACTGCCGCCACCAGCACCAAAACAAGAATGGCGCGACTTAATGCAGCAATTTGCAGAACAGTCTTGTGAAGAATATCGCTTCTTTGTTCGTGAAGAACCAGATTTCGTTCCTTACTTCCGTAGCGTAACACCAGAACTTGAGCTAGGTAAATTAGCATTAGGTAGTCGCCCTGCGAAACGTAAAGCAAATGGTGGTGTAGAAAGCCTACGTGCTATTCCATGGATTTTCGCTTGGAGTCAAAACCGCTTAATGCTTCCAGCATGGTTAGGTGCAGGTACATCATTAAAAACATTGTTAGACGAAGGTAAAAAAGAGCTGTTACAAGAAATGTACGTTAACTGGCCTTTCTTCCACACCCGTTTAGAAATGTTTGAAATGGTATTCATGAAAGCAGATGAAGAGTTAACTCGATTCTATGAAGAGCGTTTAGTGCCTAAAGAGCTATGGCCATTAGGTCAGCGTTTACGTGACAACCTTAAACTAACTCGTGAAGTCGTATTAGAAACGATTCCAGACCACAAGTTAATGCAAGAGCAACCATGGATTAAAGAGTCGATTAACCTGCGTAACCCGTATGTTGACCCATTAAACATGTTGCAAGCTGAGTTGTTATCTCGTTCACGTTCATGTGAGCAAAATGAGACTATCAACCCAGATATTGACCAAGCATTAATGGTAACTATTGCAGGTATTGCAGCCGGTCTTCGTAATACAGGTTAA
- the argE gene encoding acetylornithine deacetylase: MSLPAFIDLYKDLIKLPSISSSDSAWDQSNVAVINQLAEWLSDLGFTTEISEVAAAPGKFNLVATLGQGDGGLLLAGHTDTVPYDEGKWQTDPFTVVEKDNRLYGLGTIDMKGFFAFVIEVLKTMDREKFTKPLRILATADEETTMSGAQQISEQKHFRPDYAVIGEPTGMVPVTMHKGHMSEGIRITGRSGHSSDPDKGLNAIDVMHLVLTELKQVQQTFKDKYHNPHFEVPYPTLNFGAITGGDSPNRICGCCELHIDMRPIPGVTTNELFITVKQALSEIEKRYPDSLEIFHLHEPIPSYECPLHSDLINNAEIYTGNKATSANYCTEAPFIQALGCDTIVLGPGHITQAHQPNEYLDLSFVKPTKEVIGKLIQHYCV, from the coding sequence ATGTCATTACCTGCATTCATCGACCTATATAAAGATCTTATTAAATTACCCTCTATTAGCTCAAGTGATAGCGCATGGGATCAAAGTAACGTAGCTGTTATTAATCAATTAGCAGAATGGCTATCAGACCTAGGATTTACCACGGAAATTTCTGAAGTTGCCGCTGCACCAGGTAAATTTAACTTAGTAGCAACATTAGGCCAAGGCGATGGTGGTTTACTATTAGCAGGTCATACTGATACCGTTCCTTACGATGAAGGAAAGTGGCAAACTGATCCTTTCACAGTGGTAGAAAAAGATAATCGTTTATACGGTTTGGGTACAATAGATATGAAAGGTTTTTTTGCTTTTGTTATCGAAGTACTGAAAACAATGGATCGTGAAAAATTCACTAAGCCTTTACGTATCCTTGCTACTGCAGATGAAGAAACAACCATGTCAGGTGCACAGCAAATATCAGAGCAAAAACATTTTCGTCCTGACTATGCTGTGATTGGCGAACCTACAGGTATGGTCCCTGTTACCATGCATAAAGGTCACATGTCTGAAGGTATTCGTATTACCGGAAGAAGTGGGCATAGTTCAGATCCGGACAAAGGGTTAAATGCCATTGACGTTATGCATCTAGTGTTAACTGAATTAAAACAAGTACAACAAACCTTTAAAGACAAATACCATAATCCACACTTTGAAGTACCGTATCCAACGCTTAATTTTGGTGCGATCACCGGTGGCGATAGCCCTAACCGTATTTGTGGCTGTTGTGAATTACACATTGATATGCGACCTATTCCAGGCGTAACAACCAATGAATTATTCATTACTGTTAAACAAGCATTATCAGAAATAGAAAAACGTTACCCAGACAGCTTAGAGATTTTCCATTTGCATGAGCCTATTCCCTCTTATGAATGCCCATTGCACTCAGATCTGATCAATAACGCAGAAATTTACACGGGCAACAAAGCAACCAGTGCGAACTATTGTACAGAAGCGCCATTTATTCAAGCATTAGGCTGTGACACCATTGTGCTAGGTCCTGGACACATAACACAAGCACATCAGCCAAATGAGTATTTAGACCTTTCATTTGTGAAACCAACCAAAGAGGTGATTGGTAAATTAATCCAACATTATTGCGTCTAA